In Lotus japonicus ecotype B-129 chromosome 5, LjGifu_v1.2, one genomic interval encodes:
- the LOC130721460 gene encoding pentatricopeptide repeat-containing protein At2g35130 isoform X1: MLLICRLNSICTVKLNHTFIEPRACINEFEWKSNDASGVALEKFKRDSVYIDKAGKLRNFNHKKLSRKKCGSLRGRGWKFGSGFVDGIFPVLSPTAKKIMDYLQKGVDTESIWGSLDMLQASLEIWDDILTVSVQLRMRKQWDSIISICRWILLRSSFKQDVICYNLLIDAFGQKFLYKEAESTYLQLLEARCIPNEDTYALLIKAYCLSGLLEKAEAVFVEMKNYGLPSSAVVYNSYINGLMKGGNPNKAEEIFLRMKRDGCKPSTETYTMLINLYGKDGKSFMALKVFNEMLSHKCKPNICTYTALVNAFAREGLCEKAEEVFEQMQEAGLEPDVYSYNALMEAYSRAGFPYGAAEIFSLMQHMGCEPDRASYNILVDAYGRAGFLNDAEAVFEDMKRVGITPTMKSHMVLLSAFSKTGNVSKCEDILNQMCKSGLKLDTFVLNSMLNLYGRLGQFGKMEEVLTVMENGSCEADISTYNILINRYGQAGFIDKMEGLFRLLHSKGLKPDVVTWTSRIGAYSKKKLYVRCLEIFEEMIDSGCYPDGGTAKVLLAACSNEDQTEQVTTVIRTMDKDIKTVMTPV; encoded by the exons ATGCTGTTAATCTGCAGGTTAAATTCTATATGCACAGTGAAGTTGAACCACACATTTATAGAACCAAGAGCTTGCATTAATGAATTTGAATGGAAATCAAATGATGCCAGTGGTGTGGCTCTGGAGAAGTTCAAGAGAGACAGTGTTTACATTGACAAAGCTGGCAAGTTAAGGAACTTCAATCACAAGAAACTGTCCAGGAAAAAAT GTGGTTCTTTGAGAGGACGAGGATGGAAATTCGGTTCTGGGTTTGTGGATGGGATTTTCCCTGTTTTGAGCCCAACTGCAAAGAAGATTATGGATTATCTTCAAAAGGGTGTAGATACTGAGAGCATTTGGGGTTCCCTGGACATGCTTCAAGCATCTCTTGAAATATGGGATGACATTTTAACTGTGTCTGTTCAACTTCGGATGAGGAAACAGTGGGATTCAATCATTTCG ATATGCAGATGGATACTTCTAAGAAGCTCCTTCAAGCAAGATGTTATATGCTATAATTTACTGATAGATGCTTTTGGGCAAAAGTTTCTATACAAGGAGGCAGAATCCACATATCTTCAGCTTCTTGAGGCTAGATGCATTCCTAATGAAGATACTTATGCCCTTCTTATAAAGGCCTACTGCTTGTCCGGGCTGCTTGAAAAAGCTGAAGCTGTCTTTGTTGAAATGAAAAATTATGGCCTTCCTTCAA GTGCAGTTGTATACAACTCTTACATAAATGGATTAATGAAAGGAGGAAATCCAAACAAAGCAGAAGAGATTTTCTTAAGGATGAAGAGGGATGGCTGCAAACCATCTACTGAAACTTATACCATGTTGATAAACTTATATGGGAAG GATGGTAAATCTTTTATGGCCTTAAAAGTGTTCAATGAAATGCTGAGCCATAAGTGCAAACCTAATATTTGCACTTACACTGCTCTGGTGAATGCATTTGCCAGAGAGGGACTATGTGAGAAGGCAGAGGAAGTATTTGAGCAAATGCAAGAAGCTGGGCTTGAACCTGATGTATATTCTTACAATGCCCTCATGGAAGCTTACAG TCGTGCAGGTTTTCCTTATGGGGCTGCAGAAATTTTTTCATTAATGCAGCACATGGGATGTGAACCAGATAGAGCCTCCTATAATATCTTGGTAGATGCATATGGCAGAGCAGGTTTTCTAAATG ATGCCGAAGCTGTATTTGAAGACATGAAAAGAGTGGGAATAACACCAACAATGAAATCCCACATGGTACTTTTATCTGCCTTTTCCAAAACTGGCAATGTGAGTAAATGTGAGGACATTCTCAACCAAATGTGCAAATCTGGCCTGAAACTAGACACTTTTGTTCTAAACAGCATGCTGAACTTGTATGGACGGTTAGGCCAATTTGGAAAGATGGAAGAAGTTTTGACAGTGATGGAAAATGGATCATGTGAAGCTGATATTAGCACATACAATATCTTGATAAATAGGTATGGTCAAGCTGGATTCATTGACAAAATGGAAGGCCTATTTCGATTGTTGCATAGTAAAGGTTTGAAACCTGATGTGGTGACTTGGACTTCACGTATTGGAGCATACTCTAAAAAGAAGCTTTATGTAAGGTGCTTAGAAATATTTGAAGAAATGATTGATTCTGGTTGCTACCCTGATGGAGGAACAGCTAAGGTGCTCCTTGCAGCATGCTCCAATGAAGATCAGACTGAGCAGGTTACTACTGTGATTAGAACAATGGACAAGGATATCAAAACTGTTATGACACCAGTATAA
- the LOC130721460 gene encoding pentatricopeptide repeat-containing protein At2g35130 isoform X2, protein MLNSICTVKLNHTFIEPRACINEFEWKSNDASGVALEKFKRDSVYIDKAGKLRNFNHKKLSRKKCGSLRGRGWKFGSGFVDGIFPVLSPTAKKIMDYLQKGVDTESIWGSLDMLQASLEIWDDILTVSVQLRMRKQWDSIISICRWILLRSSFKQDVICYNLLIDAFGQKFLYKEAESTYLQLLEARCIPNEDTYALLIKAYCLSGLLEKAEAVFVEMKNYGLPSSAVVYNSYINGLMKGGNPNKAEEIFLRMKRDGCKPSTETYTMLINLYGKDGKSFMALKVFNEMLSHKCKPNICTYTALVNAFAREGLCEKAEEVFEQMQEAGLEPDVYSYNALMEAYSRAGFPYGAAEIFSLMQHMGCEPDRASYNILVDAYGRAGFLNDAEAVFEDMKRVGITPTMKSHMVLLSAFSKTGNVSKCEDILNQMCKSGLKLDTFVLNSMLNLYGRLGQFGKMEEVLTVMENGSCEADISTYNILINRYGQAGFIDKMEGLFRLLHSKGLKPDVVTWTSRIGAYSKKKLYVRCLEIFEEMIDSGCYPDGGTAKVLLAACSNEDQTEQVTTVIRTMDKDIKTVMTPV, encoded by the exons AT GTTAAATTCTATATGCACAGTGAAGTTGAACCACACATTTATAGAACCAAGAGCTTGCATTAATGAATTTGAATGGAAATCAAATGATGCCAGTGGTGTGGCTCTGGAGAAGTTCAAGAGAGACAGTGTTTACATTGACAAAGCTGGCAAGTTAAGGAACTTCAATCACAAGAAACTGTCCAGGAAAAAAT GTGGTTCTTTGAGAGGACGAGGATGGAAATTCGGTTCTGGGTTTGTGGATGGGATTTTCCCTGTTTTGAGCCCAACTGCAAAGAAGATTATGGATTATCTTCAAAAGGGTGTAGATACTGAGAGCATTTGGGGTTCCCTGGACATGCTTCAAGCATCTCTTGAAATATGGGATGACATTTTAACTGTGTCTGTTCAACTTCGGATGAGGAAACAGTGGGATTCAATCATTTCG ATATGCAGATGGATACTTCTAAGAAGCTCCTTCAAGCAAGATGTTATATGCTATAATTTACTGATAGATGCTTTTGGGCAAAAGTTTCTATACAAGGAGGCAGAATCCACATATCTTCAGCTTCTTGAGGCTAGATGCATTCCTAATGAAGATACTTATGCCCTTCTTATAAAGGCCTACTGCTTGTCCGGGCTGCTTGAAAAAGCTGAAGCTGTCTTTGTTGAAATGAAAAATTATGGCCTTCCTTCAA GTGCAGTTGTATACAACTCTTACATAAATGGATTAATGAAAGGAGGAAATCCAAACAAAGCAGAAGAGATTTTCTTAAGGATGAAGAGGGATGGCTGCAAACCATCTACTGAAACTTATACCATGTTGATAAACTTATATGGGAAG GATGGTAAATCTTTTATGGCCTTAAAAGTGTTCAATGAAATGCTGAGCCATAAGTGCAAACCTAATATTTGCACTTACACTGCTCTGGTGAATGCATTTGCCAGAGAGGGACTATGTGAGAAGGCAGAGGAAGTATTTGAGCAAATGCAAGAAGCTGGGCTTGAACCTGATGTATATTCTTACAATGCCCTCATGGAAGCTTACAG TCGTGCAGGTTTTCCTTATGGGGCTGCAGAAATTTTTTCATTAATGCAGCACATGGGATGTGAACCAGATAGAGCCTCCTATAATATCTTGGTAGATGCATATGGCAGAGCAGGTTTTCTAAATG ATGCCGAAGCTGTATTTGAAGACATGAAAAGAGTGGGAATAACACCAACAATGAAATCCCACATGGTACTTTTATCTGCCTTTTCCAAAACTGGCAATGTGAGTAAATGTGAGGACATTCTCAACCAAATGTGCAAATCTGGCCTGAAACTAGACACTTTTGTTCTAAACAGCATGCTGAACTTGTATGGACGGTTAGGCCAATTTGGAAAGATGGAAGAAGTTTTGACAGTGATGGAAAATGGATCATGTGAAGCTGATATTAGCACATACAATATCTTGATAAATAGGTATGGTCAAGCTGGATTCATTGACAAAATGGAAGGCCTATTTCGATTGTTGCATAGTAAAGGTTTGAAACCTGATGTGGTGACTTGGACTTCACGTATTGGAGCATACTCTAAAAAGAAGCTTTATGTAAGGTGCTTAGAAATATTTGAAGAAATGATTGATTCTGGTTGCTACCCTGATGGAGGAACAGCTAAGGTGCTCCTTGCAGCATGCTCCAATGAAGATCAGACTGAGCAGGTTACTACTGTGATTAGAACAATGGACAAGGATATCAAAACTGTTATGACACCAGTATAA